DNA from Geobacillus vulcani PSS1:
TCGGACACACGGCGGAAAAACCGGTTTTTCTCCACATCATCCATCAACAAGCGAAGCATGTGCTGCTCACCGTTTTCTGGCCGGACCAAATGATAAATGAGGCCGTTTCGCTGCAAATATTGCAAATTGATGCGCTCCTGCCCGGGCAGGCAATCGATGGTAAAAATCGGGATGCGTTTATGAAGCAGCTCGCTGACCGTCACCCCGCCTGGTTTCGTAATAACAGCATCCGCCTCTTCATACAGCCGATTCATCTCTTCCGGGTCATCAATGTATGGAAGAGGCCGAATATGGGGCAGCTGCCAGCTGGCGATTTCCTCGTACAGCTGGCGATTAGCGCCGCACAGCACCGAATAGCGGAACAACGTTGACGTACGAGCCGCCCGCAAAAACGCCATCATATTGCCGAGCCCTTGGTTTCCGCCGGCGACAAGCACATGGATGGGCTGCGGCCTGCGCCGTGCTTCTTGGCGATTCATGAATGCGTCATGAACGGGAATGCCGGTGACGATGATGCGTCCTTTGTCAACCCCGTATTTCGTAATCAGCTCCCATTTCGCCTCTTGATGGGGAACAAAATGATAGTCAATCAACCGTTTCCCCCAAATGCTGTTCATAAAAAAGTCGGTGTAGACATTGACAACTGGAACCGTCAGCACCCGCTTCCGCTTCAGCCGCTGCAAAATGCGCGACGGAAACGAATGAGTGCAGACGATTAAATCCGGCTGTTCTTCTTCCACCATCTTTTTCATTTTGCTTTCAAAATAAGGAAGCCATGGCTCAAACGAAATGAACTCAAAACGGGGCGGATCTTGATACATCAGCGTTTTGTACACGCGGTGATACGAAGCAGGATGCGAGCGAATCCAGCGCAAATAGGCCTCTGACACCATTTTTTCCATCCGTTCATTGCAGTAGCTCAAAAAATCAATCTTTTGGCTTTCGACCGCTGGAAACTGGCGGTGCAAGAAATCGATCAACGTATCAGCCACTTTATGGTGTCCCGTATTCATTTGAAACAGCGGCAAAAACAACACTTTCATCATCGATCGCACCCTTTAGCTTTCGAAAGATTTTTTGCGCCTCCGCTGCCCGACCCATGCCGCCAACAAAAACAGCAAAAACAACGCCAAACCGGCAAGCGGAAAAGAAATCAGAGGGATATGGATACGCTGGCCGAGCCAAAGCCCCGCCGCGGTCAACGGAACTGCCCAACCTGCCGTTCCAAGCGCCGAAAGCAACAGAAACGGCCCGAACGGAAACCGGCTCACTCCCGCCATATACGGGCAAATTTGCCGTACCCCCGGAGCATAGCAACCGAACAAAATCCCCCATTTGCCATAGCGTCCAAACCAGCTCCGCGCCCGCTCCCACCGTTCGCCCGTAATCCCAACATATTTGCCGTACTTTTGCAAAAACGGCGCCCCCCACCACCGGCCAGCGCCGTATGCCGTCACCATGCCGGCCATCGCCCCTCCCCAACATGAAACGAGCGTCGGTCCAAGCAGCAGCTGCTCCTTCGCGACCATGACGCCGACAAAAAAGAGCAAGCTTTCCTCTGGCGCCGGAATGCCGACAATGCCGCAAAACAAAAATAAAAACAGCATCACATACCCGTATGACTGGACATACGGCAACCATACGCTTGTATCCATAGCTCCCCCACTACATCGCCGAGATTTGTGTATTAGTTTGCACATTTCTTAGTTCCGTAATCGTCACCCAGCGCATCTTTTTCGCTGCTTCATCCTTAAACAGCAGCTCAAGCGCTGACAACATTTGCTCTGGCGCGCGTTTGTCAGCCCCTAACGCATCCCCGTTATCATGAAGCACAATCACCGCCCCGCCGCGTATGGCTGAACGCAAGCGTCGGAACAACTCCATTGTACCAATTTTTTCGTTCCAATCGCCAAGAATATGCGACCATAACACCGTCGTATACCGTTTTTGCACGATCGGCGTCCAAGCATTAAAATGGCCCCACGGTGGGCGGTAATACACCGGCCGTTTTCCTGTCGCCCGCTCAATGGCTGCGGCCGCACGGCGCACCCCCCAATCGAGCCAAAGCGGCGGAAGCAACCAGTTGCTGATATGACGGTAATTATGGATGCCGACTTCGTGCCCTTCTTCCACCATTCGCCGCACGATCTCCGGATGGCGCTCCACTTTTCGCCCCACAACAAAAAATGTGGCCTTCACGCCATATTTCTTTAATAAATCAAGCAACTTTGGCGTATAATACGGGTCGGGGCCGTCATCAAACGTCAGCGCCAGACAATCGGATGCCGTTCCCTCCCGAAACAAACGCACCTGCTTTTTGCGAATGATAATCGTAGGCACAATCCCATAAATGGAAATTCCCACAATGAAACAAATG
Protein-coding regions in this window:
- a CDS encoding MGDG synthase family glycosyltransferase, producing the protein MMKVLFLPLFQMNTGHHKVADTLIDFLHRQFPAVESQKIDFLSYCNERMEKMVSEAYLRWIRSHPASYHRVYKTLMYQDPPRFEFISFEPWLPYFESKMKKMVEEEQPDLIVCTHSFPSRILQRLKRKRVLTVPVVNVYTDFFMNSIWGKRLIDYHFVPHQEAKWELITKYGVDKGRIIVTGIPVHDAFMNRQEARRRPQPIHVLVAGGNQGLGNMMAFLRAARTSTLFRYSVLCGANRQLYEEIASWQLPHIRPLPYIDDPEEMNRLYEEADAVITKPGGVTVSELLHKRIPIFTIDCLPGQERINLQYLQRNGLIYHLVRPENGEQHMLRLLMDDVEKNRFFRRVSDYFAGIEKTGQEALAEVVAAMPQRMAWRVLRP
- a CDS encoding polysaccharide deacetylase family protein, with translation MWAWLFICFIVGISIYGIVPTIIIRKKQVRLFREGTASDCLALTFDDGPDPYYTPKLLDLLKKYGVKATFFVVGRKVERHPEIVRRMVEEGHEVGIHNYRHISNWLLPPLWLDWGVRRAAAAIERATGKRPVYYRPPWGHFNAWTPIVQKRYTTVLWSHILGDWNEKIGTMELFRRLRSAIRGGAVIVLHDNGDALGADKRAPEQMLSALELLFKDEAAKKMRWVTITELRNVQTNTQISAM
- a CDS encoding DedA family protein; amino-acid sequence: MDTSVWLPYVQSYGYVMLFLFLFCGIVGIPAPEESLLFFVGVMVAKEQLLLGPTLVSCWGGAMAGMVTAYGAGRWWGAPFLQKYGKYVGITGERWERARSWFGRYGKWGILFGCYAPGVRQICPYMAGVSRFPFGPFLLLSALGTAGWAVPLTAAGLWLGQRIHIPLISFPLAGLALFLLFLLAAWVGQRRRKKSFES